ATTTGCGATCATATTCCTTGATCGGCGGACAGGTGGTTGCCGGGTTAGAATTTGCCCCGGCGCAAGCGGTCAACAAGCTCACTGCGAGTACGGGGAGCATCCAGCGTTGCACGAAGTTGCGCATTTTTTACCTCGATGATTTTTTTGAGTTGGTCGTTACGTTCAGCACTCCGGCCTGCCTGACGTGCGCCAAGCAAGACAACCAGAACCGAAAGGCCAGCTGCGCCCCATCCAAGGAGGCGCAGCATATGACCCGACAGCCAATTTTTAAGAATGCTCCCCATCAACGAAGCCCTTTCCGGCGGTCATCGATCCGCGCCCACAGCATGACGCCAATACCAATCAACGTAACCACTAGCAGCAGCCATTTCGCCGCCTCCAAATAGGGAGCAATAGCCATCAACGTGGTGGTGGCTGGCTCCAAGGAATCCTGAATGGCTTCGATTCCTCCAGCGCCCAGCGTGCCTGCCGTGGCAACTTGGCCGCCTTTGACCGTGCGCGAAGTCTGCAGGCTTTTTTGACCCGGCTCCACCCCAGCCAGCACCAGCGCCTTGGTAATTTCAACATCACTGTACGGTTGCTGGCCGTTCTCATGCTGGATGATGGCTTCCAGCACAGGCTTCAAATGTTCGAAGCGATGCATGTCCAGCGTTTGTAATGCGGCGAAGCCTGTATGGCGTGCAACCGACTGGATATAAGCCTTTGTATTGTTCTCCACGGCTGGTGCCCAACGCGTGATGATCATCTCAATGGTGCAAAGACCGTATTTATCCTGATAGGTGATGAGCAGTCGAGCCAAAGCACGGATGCCATAAACGGCGGATTTGAACATGAAAAATTCCCGGTCGTTCTGCTCCTTGGCAAGTCCCTGCCATGGGTCGTTTGAACGGCGGATGTTGCCGGGGTTGTTGTTACGGATGCCGCGCGGTTTTTGCGTCGTCATGGTTTTTCTCCTTTGTTGAAAATGAAAAAGCCGCCTTGAACGGGCGGCTCGGAAAGCTCGTGTGTGTGATTTTTATCGGTGAAAAATACCTCCTTTCGCGGCAATGCCAGCCACCAGTAGGGCAAGAAGCCCGACCGTTACCCAGCGCACCAGTGTTTGCAAAAATGTCCGCTGCATGATTTTGATAGAGCCTGCAAGATCGCGCAGCGTGCGGATATCATGGGCGGCATTCTCATCGGCAAGGCCGACTTCCTTCAGGGCTTTTCTTGCGCCCCGACAGGCAGCCTGCTCCAGCAGGGTTTCAAATTCGCTGCGCGGTATGACAATCATGTCCTCCCGCTGCGGTGGTTTGGCAGCAGACATCACTTTTCTCCTTCTCAAGGTTATTGGTCAGCGGTGTGAACGAGTGAATTCTCGACCACCGCCGATATTTCGATGATTTCCCCGCGCGGGCGGACAGCCAAAACCCGTGCCAATACGCCCCATTGCTCACCGACACCAAAGGAGAAGTGCGTGCGCTCTTCTTCCGTGCCTGTGTAGGGCGTAAAATCGATTTCCTCCATCAACTGGAGCTGGTAGTCGCTCCCGCCCGCAGAAACCGTCCACGGGCCGCTTAATGAGCCGTCCTTCCGGCGCAGAACGACATAGTGCGTACCAGTGTCAACAAACGTCACAGGCTCGGACAAG
The genomic region above belongs to Micavibrio aeruginosavorus EPB and contains:
- a CDS encoding structural protein P5; this encodes MTTQKPRGIRNNNPGNIRRSNDPWQGLAKEQNDREFFMFKSAVYGIRALARLLITYQDKYGLCTIEMIITRWAPAVENNTKAYIQSVARHTGFAALQTLDMHRFEHLKPVLEAIIQHENGQQPYSDVEITKALVLAGVEPGQKSLQTSRTVKGGQVATAGTLGAGGIEAIQDSLEPATTTLMAIAPYLEAAKWLLLVVTLIGIGVMLWARIDDRRKGLR
- a CDS encoding DUF6127 family protein gives rise to the protein MSAAKPPQREDMIVIPRSEFETLLEQAACRGARKALKEVGLADENAAHDIRTLRDLAGSIKIMQRTFLQTLVRWVTVGLLALLVAGIAAKGGIFHR